Below is a window of Desulfarculaceae bacterium DNA.
GTTCCGCAAGCTGTGGATCGTGCGCATCAACGCCGCGGCCCGCGAGCAGGGCCTGAGCTACAGCCGCCTCATCGACGGGCTGAACAAGTCCTCGGTGGCCCTGGACCGCAAGATCCTGGCCGAGCTGGCCATCAGCGACCCCGCCGGTTTCGCGGCGGTGGCCGGCCTGGCCAAGCAGGCGGCCTAAGGGCGGCCGGCGCATGCAGCAGGAGCTGATCGAGCTAAAGAACCAGGCCCTGGCCGAGGTGTCCGACGCGGGCAGCGAGGACGCCCTGGAGCAGCTGAACACCCGTTATCTGGGACGCAAGGGCCTGCTCACCGGACTGCTGCGCAAGACCGGCACCCTGCCCCCCGAGGAGCGCCCCGCCTTCGGGCAGCTGGCCAACCAGGTCAAGAACGAGCTGGCACAGGCTTTCAGCGAGGCCGCCGCGCGTCTGAGCGCGGCCGGCCGCGCCGTGGCCTGGCGCCCGGGGGTGGACGCCACCCTGCCGGGCATCCGGCCCCGCCGGGGACGGCTGCATCCCATCACCCAGACCGAGCGCCTCATCCTGGAGGTCTTCAACCGCATGGGTTTCCAGGTGGTGGAGACCCCGGAGGTGGAGCTGGACTGGTATTGCTTCGAAGCCCTGAACATGCCCCCGGACCACCCGGCCCGGGACATGCAGGACACCTTCTACATCTCCGACCAGGTGGTGCTTCGCACCCACACCTCCTCGGCCCAGATACGCACCATGGAGAAGGTCAAGCCCCCCTTGCGCATCGTGTGCCCGGGCAAGGCCTTCCGGCGCGATTCCGACGCCACCCACACCCCCATGTTCCACCAGGTGGAGGGGCTGATGGTGGGCGAGGACATCACCTTCGCAGAGTACAAGGGCGTGATCATCAACTTCGTGCACCAGGTTTTCGGCCCCGACGTGCCGGTGCGCTTCCGCCCCAGCTTCTTCCCCTTCACCGAGCCCAGCGCCGAGGTAGACATCGGCTGCGTGGTGTGCAAGGGCGAGGGCTGCCGGGTGTGCAGCCAGACCGGCTGGTTGGAGATCCTGGGCTCGGGCATGGTGGACCCCAACGTCTTCAAGAACGTGGGCTACGATCCCGACAAGGTGACCGGCTTCGCCTTCGGCATGGGCATCGAGCGCATTGCCATGCTTCGCTGGGGCATTGACGACCTCCGGATGTTCTACGACAACGACCTTCGTTTCATCCGCCAGTTTTAGGAGTTCCTGATGCTCGTACCGCTCAATTGGTTGCGGGACTTCGTGGATTTTGACCTTTCGGCCCAAGACCTGGCCGATCTGTTGACCAACGCCGGCCTGGAAGTGGACGGGGTGATCGACCGATTTACCGGGCTCAAGAAGGTCATCTCCGCCAAGGTCCTGGCGGTCGAGCCCCATCCCAACGCCGACCGTTTGCGCCTGGCCAAGGTGGACTGCGGCAACGGGGAAACCGAGACCCTGGTCTGCGGGGCCCCCAACCTGGAAGCGGGCATGATCACGCCCATGGCCCAGGTGGGCGCGGTGTTGGGCGAGGACGAGATCGAGGTCACCAAGGCCAAGATTCGCGGCGTAGTCTCTTGCGGCATGCTCTGCTCCGAGCGCGACCTGGGCCTTAGCGACGATCACAGCGGGCTGATGAAACTGGACCCGGACGTGGAGCTGGGCCGCGAGCTGGCCGATCTGCTCAACCTGGAGACCCAGGTCCTGGAGATATCCATCACCCCCAACCGGGGCGATGCGCTCAGCGTGTTGGGCGTGGCCCGCGACGTGGCCGCCCTGTTGAACAAGCCCCTCAAGCTGCCCCCCTGCGAGCCTACCGAGCAGCAGCCGGGCATCGAGGGCCAGGCGGTGATCGAGGTGCACGACGCCCAGGCCTGCCCGCGCTACACCGGGCGTCTGGTCAAGGATGTAAAGATCGGCCCCTCGCCGCTGTGGATGCGCGACCGGCTCATGGCCTGCGGAGTGCGGCCCATCAGCAACGTGGTGGACGTGACCAACTACGTGCTCCTGGAGCTGGGCCAGCCCTTGCACGCTTTTGACTTCGCCCAGGTGGCCGGCCGCAAGATCGTGGTCAAGATGGCCGCCGAAGGCGAGAAGTTCGTGACCCTGGACGGCCAGGAGCGCACCCTCAAGGGCAGCGATCTCCTGATCTGCGACGCGGACCGGGCGGTGGGCCTGGCCGGAGTCATGGGCGGGCTCAACAGCGAGGTCACCGACGACACCACCGACGTGCTCATCGAAAGCGCCTTCTTCGATCCCCTGACCATCCGGCGCACCAGCAAGCACCTGGGGCTGAGCACCGAGGCGGCCTACCGCTTCGAGCGTGGCATCGACCTGGAGGGCTGCGCCCGGGCCAATAGCCGCGCCGCTCTGCTCATGGACGAGCTGGCCGGGGGCCAGGTGGCCGCCGGGATCATCGACGCCTACCCGGTTCCCTACCAGGCGCCCAAGATTCCCCTGAGCGTGAGCCGCACCGCCAAGTTCCTGGGCCTGCCCCTGGACAAGGACCAGGTAGCCGATCCCCTCAAGCGCCTGGGCTTGGCGGTCAGCGACGGACCGGACCAGGACGCCATCGTCGTGGAGCCGCCCGCGGTGCGCACCGACCTGGAGCGCCCGGTGGACCTCTACGAAGAGGTAGCCCGGGTGGTGGGCTACAACAACTTCCCCTCCGTGCTGCCCAAGGCCGAGATCGGGGCCGCGCCCCGGCCCTGGCCCCAGCGCGCCCGGGGCCTGGCCCGCGACGCCATGGCCGCCCAGGGCCTGGACGAGGCCATCACCTATTCCTTCGCCCACCCCAAGGCGGCGGACCAGCTGGGACTAACGCCCGACGACCCCCGCCGAGCCATCGTCAAGCTGATGAACCCGCTGAGCGAGGACCTCTCGGAGCTCCGCACCAGCCTGCTGCCCGGCCTGCTCAGCGCCGCCGCGCGCAACCTGGCCCACCGGGTGCCCGACGTGGGCCTGTTCGAGGTGGGCCGCGTGTTCATGGACCGCCCGGGCGAGACCCTGCCCCAGGAGACCTTCCGCCTGGGCGCGGTGCTGGCCGGGCTCATGGCCCCGGCCTCCTGGTATGGCGGCGAGGTGGTGGCCAGCCTGAGTCACATCAAGGGCGTGGCCGAGTATCTGGCCGCCGCCCTGGACCTGCCCGGCCTGGCCTTCGAGCTGGCCGAGGACGCCCCGCCCTATCTGGACCCGGCCGAATGGTGCCGCCTGAGCTTGCAAGGCAAGCCCCTGGGCGAGATGGGCCGCCTGAGCAAGCGCGCTGCCAAGGCCTTTGACATCGACCGCCCGGCCTACGTGCTGGACCTGGACTTCGATCTCATCGCCGAGATGGCGGTGCGCCTCAAGGAGTTCAAGCACCTGCCCCGCTACCCCGAGGTGGTGCGCGACGTGGCCCTGGTGCTTAACGAATCGGTGCGCGCCGGCGACGTCTTGAACGCGGCCCGCGCCGTGGACGACCCCTGGCTCAAGTCGGTGGAGGTCTTCGACCTGTACCGGGGCAAGCCCCTGGCCAAGGATCAGAAGTCCCTGGGCCTGCGCCTGACCTATCAGTCCGAGGAGCGCACCCTCACCTACGAGGAGGTGACCCCGGGCTACCAGGCCTTGGTGGACGGCCTCCTGGCCAAGTTCGAGGCCACATTACGCGCCTAGCGAACTTCGTGCTATAGTCACCGTAGGCGCGAGGGGAGCGGTGACCTTGGAAATACCTGACAAGCCATATCTGCGCATAGGCGAAGTGGCCCGCTTGCTGGGCACCCACACCCATGTGCTGCGCTACTGGGAAAGCTGCTTTCCCCAGCTCAAGCCGGTGCGCGCGGCCAGCGGCCAGCGCCTGTTCCATCCCTCCGACCTGGAGACCCTTTTGATCATCAAGACCCTCCTGCACGAGGAGGGCTACACCATCGCCGGGGCCAAGAAGCGCCTGGACGAGCTCTCCGGCGAGGGCGCGCCCGAGGAGCGGGCGGGCATGGTGGATCAGATCAAGGGCGAGCTGAGCGACATCCTAAAAATGTTGGATTAGTCCGGCTTCGCCAGCCACCGGAATACTGCGTTGCTGGCGTCGCTCGGCCCTCGACGTAGCTTTTGCTACGCCTCCGGCCCTCGCTAGCCAGACGCCTTGTCTTCCGGCGCCTGGCTGTGCCGGCGGTCATATTCCACGCAAATTTTCGGTTTAGTCTACGAGCAGACTGTAGTTATGCGGCCTCGCGCCTGGTAAGCGCGTAGAGATACACGGTCGTTGCGTCCTCGCCCTTGCCCAGGCGGCTGGTGGTGCGGCGCACGCTGAAGCGGGCGTCGGCCAGATCGAAGAAGCTGATGGCAAAGGGCCGCGCCTCGTGGCTGATGAAGGCGGTGCCCCCCGGAGTGAGCAGCTCGTCCAGAAGCTCCACCAGGCGGGGGTAGAGCGGTGGGTGATAGAGCACCTCGGCCCCCAGGATGGTGCCGAAGGCGCCCAGGTCCTCGGGCGGGGCGTTCCAGTCCAGGCGGCGCACGCTCACCAGATCGCCCAGGCCGCTTTTTTCCGCCGCCGCGCGGGCGAACTCCATGGCGTCGGGGTCCAGGTCGCTGAGCACCACCGGCCGCCCTCCGGCCGCGGCCACCAGGCCGGGCAGGCCCAGCCCGGCCCCCAGCTCCAACAGCGGCTCTTTGCTCTTGGTAAGACGCAGGGCGAACTGGGCCATGACCATGGCCGCGGGCCACAGCTTGGTCCAGTAGGGCAGCTCGGCCTCGCCCTCGGCCGAGGCGGCCATGCGCTTTTCGATGTACGCGGTGGGCTCGGCCAGCTCGGGCAGCCACAGGCGCGAGGCCCCCACCAGCACCTCGTTCCAGTTGAGGTCGAAGCGGTCGTTGACCCGCTCCAGGGCGCCGGGGCTTCCCGGGGCCGCGCCTTGTTGGTTCAGGGTGTCGCTCATGCGCTTTCCTCGGTCGGCTTTTGCTCGGGGGAGCAGGAAACGGGATTGCCGGGCCGGATCTCGGCCAGGTCCACCAGGCGCAGATTGCCCAGGGCCTGGTCCTCGGCCGCCTTGACCTTGCCCACCAGCTCCACCAGGGCCGGGTCCTCGCGCCTAAGTCCGCCCTCGCGGCCCTCTTCCAGGTCGCCGCGCACCGCGCCCAAAACGTGGCACACCAGGATGCGCTCCACCGAGCGGCCCGGGATCACGTGGTCCTCCAGGTTCAGCTCGGCCACCAGCCCGGCCCGCTCCATGTCGTCCACCACACTCCACACCTCGCCCTTGGGCACCCGCAGGGCCTCGGCCAGGCGGGTCACCGACCAGGGCTCGTTGCCCACCGCGAAGCTCTGGGCCACCTTCTGCATGATGCCCAGGGCCAAGGCCTCGCGCTGGGCCGGGTTCAGGTGGGTGGTGATGGCCTTGGGCGGGGTGCCCCGCTTGACCAGGTTGTGGGCGTGGGCCAGCTCGGCCCCGAACAATAGCACCTGCCAGCTGACCTGCAACCAAACCATGAACAGGGGCAGCGAGGCGAAACCGCCGTAAATGGCGTTGTAGCGCGAGACCCCCACCTGGAACTTGATGTAGATGCTCTGCACCACCCACCACAGCAGGGCGGCCACGATGCCGGCCATGAGGGCGGAGGTGAAGGGCACCCGGGTGTTGGGCAAAAAGAGATACAAAAACACGAAGGCGGCCATTATGAGCACCAGGGGCCCCAGCTTGAGGGCGAACTGGGCCAGGGGCCCCACGTAGGCGCTCTCCAGCACCCACTGCACTACTGAATGAGAGGAGAGCCCCGCCCACAGGCCGGTGGAGGCCAGCACCAAGAGAGGGCAGATGATCAGCACCGAGAGGTAGTCGGTGAACTTGCGCGCCCAGGCGCGGCCGTGGGGCGCCTCCCAGATGCGGTTGAAGGTCTCCTCCACGCTGGACAGGGTGAGCACCAGGGTGATCACCAACAGGGCCAAACCCACCATGCCCAGGGTGCCCACCTTGGTCTGCTGCACATAGGTGATTATGTACTCCAGCACCTTGGCCTGGCTGGCGGTGTACTCGTTGATCAGGAGCTTGTTCAGGGCATCGGCGAAGCCCAGGCCCTTGGCCAGGGAGAAGCTGATGGCCAGGGCGGGCACCAGGCCCAGCAGGGTGATGAAGGTGAGCGCGTTGGCCTGGAAAGGCAGGCGGTCCAGATAGGAGTTGCGCAGGGCCAGGTAGGCCACCTTGAGCGGCTTGAGCAGCACGTGCCGCCACCCGGCCCAGGGGTGGTCGCTTTTCCACATCCAGGCCAGGATATCGCGGTCGGTCCGGTCGAACCAGTCTTGCTCTTTCTTGCGCGCCAAGGGCCGCTCCTTTGCTGCGGCCAGCTTAACACCGGGGCCCCGGCCTTGCAAACCCCCGGTTGGCCAGGGTAAACCCGGCCGGGCTCAGCCCAGGGAGCAGGCGCTCTGATAGCCGCGCCAGCGGCGGCCGGTGGGCGGGGACAGCCCGGCCAGGGCGGCCACCCGGTGGCGCAGCCAAGCCCCCAGGGGCGCGAAGCCGTTCTCGCTGAGCAGCCAGGCCGGAGGCTCGCCGGGCGCGGACGGCGCGGACGCATCGCCCAGCTCGGCCAGGTCCGTGCCCGCCAAGAGCCAGGCGGCCCCGTCCCGGCTGGCCGGAGTCAGGGGAAGGCCCCCGCCCTCCCCCCGCGCGGCCGCGGCCAGGGTGGCCTCGGGGTGCGGGCCGGGCGCGGGGCGCAGGGCCACCAGGTTGGCCTCTCGCGCGGCCTGGAGCACCGCCTGGGCCAGGTCAGTGGGCTCGGGCTGGCCCGCGAAGGCCCCCACTCCCCGGAACCCCAGCGCGGGCTCGGCCTTGGCCGCCTCGGCCAGCAACAGGTTCATGGAGGGGAAGCCGGGATGCATTGTCTCGTCGATGAGCAGCATCAGCGGCGGCGGGTCCAGCCGGGACAGTAAGCCAACAACCCCGGCCAGATAGGCGTGGTCCCCTCCCTTGGCCGTGGAGGCGGCGAACTTGTCGGCCCAGGGCAGCACCAGGGGCGGGCCGCCCTGGTCGGCCAGACCGTAAACCAGGCGCAGGGCGCTGCGGCATTGCCGCTCCAAGACGGTGCAGTGGGCCAGGGCGGCGCGGGCCTGGCGGCGGGCGCGCTCCCAGGGCGGGCCGGATATGCTCAGGCCCAGGGTGCCCTGGGCCAGGGCCTCGCGC
It encodes the following:
- the rplT gene encoding 50S ribosomal protein L20 codes for the protein MPRVRRGFKARRRRNKVLKAAKGFVGGRRKLLRSASESVERAMSFAYRDRKVKKRQFRKLWIVRINAAAREQGLSYSRLIDGLNKSSVALDRKILAELAISDPAGFAAVAGLAKQAA
- the pheS gene encoding phenylalanine--tRNA ligase subunit alpha, whose product is MQQELIELKNQALAEVSDAGSEDALEQLNTRYLGRKGLLTGLLRKTGTLPPEERPAFGQLANQVKNELAQAFSEAAARLSAAGRAVAWRPGVDATLPGIRPRRGRLHPITQTERLILEVFNRMGFQVVETPEVELDWYCFEALNMPPDHPARDMQDTFYISDQVVLRTHTSSAQIRTMEKVKPPLRIVCPGKAFRRDSDATHTPMFHQVEGLMVGEDITFAEYKGVIINFVHQVFGPDVPVRFRPSFFPFTEPSAEVDIGCVVCKGEGCRVCSQTGWLEILGSGMVDPNVFKNVGYDPDKVTGFAFGMGIERIAMLRWGIDDLRMFYDNDLRFIRQF
- the pheT gene encoding phenylalanine--tRNA ligase subunit beta, coding for MLVPLNWLRDFVDFDLSAQDLADLLTNAGLEVDGVIDRFTGLKKVISAKVLAVEPHPNADRLRLAKVDCGNGETETLVCGAPNLEAGMITPMAQVGAVLGEDEIEVTKAKIRGVVSCGMLCSERDLGLSDDHSGLMKLDPDVELGRELADLLNLETQVLEISITPNRGDALSVLGVARDVAALLNKPLKLPPCEPTEQQPGIEGQAVIEVHDAQACPRYTGRLVKDVKIGPSPLWMRDRLMACGVRPISNVVDVTNYVLLELGQPLHAFDFAQVAGRKIVVKMAAEGEKFVTLDGQERTLKGSDLLICDADRAVGLAGVMGGLNSEVTDDTTDVLIESAFFDPLTIRRTSKHLGLSTEAAYRFERGIDLEGCARANSRAALLMDELAGGQVAAGIIDAYPVPYQAPKIPLSVSRTAKFLGLPLDKDQVADPLKRLGLAVSDGPDQDAIVVEPPAVRTDLERPVDLYEEVARVVGYNNFPSVLPKAEIGAAPRPWPQRARGLARDAMAAQGLDEAITYSFAHPKAADQLGLTPDDPRRAIVKLMNPLSEDLSELRTSLLPGLLSAAARNLAHRVPDVGLFEVGRVFMDRPGETLPQETFRLGAVLAGLMAPASWYGGEVVASLSHIKGVAEYLAAALDLPGLAFELAEDAPPYLDPAEWCRLSLQGKPLGEMGRLSKRAAKAFDIDRPAYVLDLDFDLIAEMAVRLKEFKHLPRYPEVVRDVALVLNESVRAGDVLNAARAVDDPWLKSVEVFDLYRGKPLAKDQKSLGLRLTYQSEERTLTYEEVTPGYQALVDGLLAKFEATLRA
- a CDS encoding MerR family transcriptional regulator, whose protein sequence is MEIPDKPYLRIGEVARLLGTHTHVLRYWESCFPQLKPVRAASGQRLFHPSDLETLLIIKTLLHEEGYTIAGAKKRLDELSGEGAPEERAGMVDQIKGELSDILKMLD
- a CDS encoding YihY/virulence factor BrkB family protein, yielding MARKKEQDWFDRTDRDILAWMWKSDHPWAGWRHVLLKPLKVAYLALRNSYLDRLPFQANALTFITLLGLVPALAISFSLAKGLGFADALNKLLINEYTASQAKVLEYIITYVQQTKVGTLGMVGLALLVITLVLTLSSVEETFNRIWEAPHGRAWARKFTDYLSVLIICPLLVLASTGLWAGLSSHSVVQWVLESAYVGPLAQFALKLGPLVLIMAAFVFLYLFLPNTRVPFTSALMAGIVAALLWWVVQSIYIKFQVGVSRYNAIYGGFASLPLFMVWLQVSWQVLLFGAELAHAHNLVKRGTPPKAITTHLNPAQREALALGIMQKVAQSFAVGNEPWSVTRLAEALRVPKGEVWSVVDDMERAGLVAELNLEDHVIPGRSVERILVCHVLGAVRGDLEEGREGGLRREDPALVELVGKVKAAEDQALGNLRLVDLAEIRPGNPVSCSPEQKPTEESA